A region from the Aegilops tauschii subsp. strangulata cultivar AL8/78 chromosome 5, Aet v6.0, whole genome shotgun sequence genome encodes:
- the LOC109777752 gene encoding F-box/LRR-repeat protein At5g02910-like has product MDGPLSVCDDQPLPLRRGRRLRRASGVEEDRLGALPDDMLHLVLRRLDTRSALATSALSRRWASLPRELPTLEFKVRDILPRRYNQYLRRRTDAANSRQKPCGWGVEDLEVVVLNPGARHRAGYSFPHHCFADPNFPGDSVKLKKLRLSNCPPLSAGPDANPPPPLDGWPRLRGRHPACPALEVLHLRSCGCRERSFTLDAPGSRIKELLIELSGRALGMIDLRALPRLERLACMGAPLELNFGNVPRLAQLNLTYDEDANAKTLEFALLGVRNLYLLSSFLSRLTGLEDLVLRFTGPEMWVLLPLNDMPPLDKLKRLLVADVPSSWDITWIRYLLEAAPSLETLHIHVADDDDAGSAAAGDQ; this is encoded by the exons ATGGACGGGCCTCTGTCCGTATGTGATGATCAGCCGCTCCCACTACGCCGGGGCCGCCGGCTCCGCCGTGCGTCCGGCGTTGAGGAGGACCGCCTCGGCGcactccccgacgacatgctccATCTCGTGCTCCGCCGCCTTGACACCCGGTCCGCTCTAGCCACCTCCGCGCTCTCCAGGCGCTGGGCGTCCCTCCCGCGGGAGCTTCCCACGCTCGAGTTCAAGGTCCGCGACATACTCCCGCGGCGCTACAATCAGTACCTCCGCCGTCGTACTGACGCCGCGAACAGCCGCCAGAAACCAT GCGGCTGGGGAGTAGAAGACCTTGAGGTCGTCGTCCTCAACCCCGGCGCACGTCACAGAGCGGGCTACAGCTTCCCGCATCATTGCTTTGCTGATCCCAATTTCCCGGGCGACAGCGTCAAGCTGAAGAAGCTAAGGCTAAGCAACTGCCCTCCGCTCTCCGCCGGCCCGGACGCTaacccgccgccgccac TCGACGGGTGGCCACGTCTACGAGGGCGTCATCCGGCGTGCCCGGCACTGGAGGTGCTGCACCTCAGGTCATGCGGCTGCCGCGAGAGGTCATTCACCCTAGACGCGCCCGGCTCCCGGATCAAAGAGCTGCTCATCGAGCTCAGCGGCCGCGCGCTCGGGATGATTGACCTGCGTGCGCTGCCGAGGCTCGAGCGGCTGGCGTGCATGGGCGCTCCGCTGGAGCTCAACTTCGGCAACGTACCGCGCCTCGCGCAGCTCAACCTCACCTATGACGAGGATGCCAACGCCAAGACTCTGGAGTTCGCCTTGTTGGGCGTGCGCAACCTGTACCTTCTCAGCAGCTTCTTGAGCCGCCTCACGGGCTTAGAGGACCTCGTCCTCCGGTTCACCGGGCCTGAGATGTGGGTTTTACTACCTCTCAACGACATGCCGCCGTTAGACAAGCTGAAGAGGCTGCTCGTGGCGGACGTGCCGTCGTCCTGGGACATCACTTGGATCCGTTACCTCCTGGAGGCCGCGCCTTCCCTTGAGACTCTGCACATTCACGTCGCTGACGATGACGATGCTGGTTCCGCGGCAGCGGGTGACCAGTAA